One stretch of Ananas comosus cultivar F153 linkage group 6, ASM154086v1, whole genome shotgun sequence DNA includes these proteins:
- the LOC109712180 gene encoding hydroxyproline O-arabinosyltransferase 1-like, which produces MGCCGGNRFSWSLLLLSFAVALVTYNLLLASSHAPLASDHRLLLPTTTAAAFTQPRHRPFLSSGDGGGAEEGRPRRRRAFHTAVTASDSVYTAWQCRVMYYWFKKAKGRGGGDGEMGGFTRILHSGRPDAFMNEIPTFVADPLPDGLDQGYIVLNRPWAFVQWLQKANIQEDYILMAEPDHIIVKPIPNLSKDGLAAAFPFFYIEPKKYEPVLRKFFHEDKGPITNIDPIGNSPVIIDKESLMKIAPTWMNVSLAMKKDPATDKAFGWVLEMYAYAVASALHGVGNILRKDLMIQPPWDLEVGEKFIIHYTYGCDYDMKGKLTYGKIGEWRFDKRSYEGKPPPRNLPLPPDGVPQSVVTLVKMVNEATANIPNWDAFTG; this is translated from the exons atgggttgcTGCGGCGGGAATCGCTTCTCGTGGTCGCTCCTCCTCCTCAGCTTCGCCGTGGCCCTCGTCACCTACAACCTCCTCCTCGCCTCCTCCCACGCCCCTCTCGCCTCCGaccaccgcctcctcctccccaccaccaccgccgccgctttCACCCAGCCCCGCCACCGCCCCTTCCTCTcctccggcgacggcggcggggcggaggaggggcggccgaggcggcggagggcgtTCCACACGGCGGTGACGGCGTCGGATTCGGTGTACACCGCGTGGCAGTGTAGGGTTATGTACTACTGGTTCAAGAAGGCGAAGGGGAGAGGCGGGGGCGATGGGGAGATGGGGGGGTTCACGCGGATCCTGCACTCGGGAAGGCCCGATGCATTCATGAATGAGATCCCCACCTTCGTCGCCGATCCGCTACCGGATGGGTTGGATCAG GGTTACATTGTCCTTAATAGGCCTTGGGCATTTGTTCAGTGGCTTCAGAAGGCAAATATACAAGAAGA CTATATCTTAATGGCAGAGCCTGACCATATAATTGTCAAGCCTATACCAAACTTATCAAAAGATGGTCTTGCAGCTGCTTTCCCATTCTTTTATATTGAACCCAAAAAGTATGAACCCGTTTTGCGTAAATTCTTTCATGAAGACAAGGGGCCAATTACTAACATCGATCCTATAGGAAATTCTCCTGTCATCATTGACAAG GAATCTCTTATGAAGATTGCACCTACATGGATGAATGTTTCTTTGGCAATGAAAAAGGACCCTGCAACAGATAAAGCATTTGGCTGGGTGCTTGAGAT GTATGCATATGCTGTTGCATCTGCTCTCCATGGAGTTGGCAATATTTTACGCAAAGATCTCATGATTCAG CCTCCTTGGGATTTGGAAGTTGGGGAGAAATTCATTATTCATTATACTTACGGATGTGATTATGACATGAAG GGAAAGCTAACTTACGGGAAAATTGGAGAATGGAGATTTGATAAAAGATCATATGAGGGCAAGCCACCTCCCCGTAACCTGCCGCTACCTCCGGATGGTGTCCCTCAAAGTGTG GTGACTCTCGTCAAGATGGTCAACGAAGCGACGGCGAACATTCCTAATTGGGATGCTTTCACGGGGTGA
- the LOC109711651 gene encoding F-box/LRR-repeat protein 14 produces MEDLPEPLLLDITKRITRTSDRNSLSLASKRLHAFDAEQREFIRVGCGLHPATDALTSLCIRFPNLTKVEIVYSGWMSHLGKQIDNRGLLALSSHCPALADLTLSFCSFVSDAGLGHLASCKKLTSLELNFAPAISSNGVLSVVVGCKSLSALRLVRCMKVNGVGWLEYVGKFGSLKELAIKNCRAVGEDDLIKLGTGWNELERFEFEMDSCYRCPKVYDLSAASDGFPECRIQCENLTELRLTNCVVEPGRVLSHLLGSCDRALEKLRLETCIGTRDRDMIALSRSSKNLRSIALRLPLQYLSPCPVSNASTRLLTDDSLIAFASECSMLEEVELSFVGGDFPNFCCFTLKGISTLIQSCPIRVLVLNNACFFDDAGMEALVSAAFLETLELAQCQEVSDVGMRRVVDFPRLAHLRLCRCLGVTDLGLKAAVDSKKLESLVVEDCPQISEEGVRGAARSVSYAQDSAWLY; encoded by the coding sequence ATGGAGGATCTTCCTGAGCCACTACTCTTGGACATCACCAAGAGGATTACCCGAACTTCGGATCgaaactccctctctctcgcgTCGAAACGCCTCCACGCATTCGACGCAGAACAAAGAGAGTTCATTCGCGTTGGCTGCGGCCTCCACCCGGCTACCGACGCATTGACTTCGTTGTGCATCCGATTCCCGAACTTGACGAAAGTCGAGATCGTCTACTCCGGTTGGATGTCGCATTTGGGCAAGCAAATCGATAACAGAGGGCTCCTTGCACTGTCGAGCCATTGCCCGGCCCTCGCCGATCTCACCTTGAGCTTTTGTTCCTTCGTCAGTGACGCGGGCCTCGGGCACTTGGCTTCTTGCAAGAAGCTAACGTCCCTCGAGCTGAATTTCGCGCCCGCAATTAGCTCTAACGGGGTTCTCTCGGTCGTCGTGGGGTGCAAGAGTCTGTCCGCGCTCCGCCTCGTCCGGTGCATGAAGGTGAATGGCGTCGGGTGGTTGGAGTATGTCGGGAAATTCGGGTCGTTGAAGGAACTCGCAATCAAGAATTGTCGGGCCGTCGGCGAGGACGACCTTATAAAGCTCGGCACGGGGTGGAACGAGCTCGAGAGGTTCGAGTTCGAGATGGACTCGTGTTATCGGTGTCCGAAGGTTTACGACCTCTCCGCGGCGAGTGACGGCTTTCCCGAGTGTCGCATTCAATGCGAGAATTTGACGGAGTTGAGGTTGACGAACTGCGTTGTGGAGCCGGGAAGGGTGCTTTCGCACCTCCTAGGGAGCTGCGACCGCGCGTTGGAGAAGCTTCGCTTGGAGACATGCATTGGTACTAGGGACCGCGATATGATCGCGCTATCACGGAGCTCGAAGAACCTTAGAAGCATCGCGCTTCGCCTCCCTCTACAATATCTGTCCCCATGTCCGGTGAGCAATGCTTCGACACGGTTGCTAACCGACGATAGTCTCATCGCGTTCGCTAGCGAATGTTCGATGCTCGAGGAGGTCGAGTTATCCTTCGTCGGCGGGGATTTCCCGAACTTCTGCTGCTTTACTCTGAAGGGCATTTCAACTTTGATTCAGAGCTGTCCGATTCGGGTACTGGTGCTCAACAACGCGTGCTTTTTCGACGACGCGGGAATGGAAGCGCTTGTTTCGGCGGCGTTCTTGGAGACGCTGGAGCTCGCGCAGTGCCAGGAGGTCAGCGATGTGGGGATGCGGCGTGTCGTGGATTTCCCGCGCTTGGCTCATCTCAGGCTCTGCAGGTGTTTGGGGGTGACCGATCTCGGGCTGAAGGCGGCCGTCGACTCGAAGAAGTTGGAGTCTTTGGTGGTTGAAGACTGCCCTCAGATATCTGAGGAAGGTGTAAGAGGGGCTGCAAGATCTGTTTCTTATGCGCAGGATTCGGCGTGGCTGTACTGA
- the LOC109711650 gene encoding uncharacterized protein LOC109711650, translating into MAQEPSSAAPSPSLDDTLRLLRGDRDEQKLAGLLLASKLCGAGGDGADADAVIKVYRAVGPRFLSRLLITGMGKGAGDAKGAEEREAYLRLAISVLAAFARVPEIASSEGMVSEVPLVAEIVSKAIDQSIVEECYEFLLLVALASEDGRAKFYEPGVLDLLASHILNLPDGSRSLELAVRLLELLVNKLTIDMMNDENLQGIASMVASLARLFAVLHNAIKFDALHMLSVLLSQKDTPLHDALRSMPSRISAAHIRTGITAILQNRVVSSEKLQALLLAECMMSILGENWLLEQTNIPEEQKPMPVEKFLLLVLESARIEVAVLLNELAYSKYELSKSSSNAEEAIKQKQRSLAIPFSLIEKIVKLISNVSGAEGLYISESTITKAIAGLNETINAVLDFLQDSKDHGQRKGDDLLAAVRIIGSYLAEAPYACNQKTRDLLEYILSVEGEDESSPFYSVCFMLPMLCQITMEVEGCKTLVSFGGHRSVVNCLIKMIEQDAMMVEDNGTIFLACDTILNFLSNRTGVQVQLEPHFVNLLRTLALWAGTTNDPSIIMMASSICTLIFDLTSEESLLNRSDFDPRTLESLSQLIIRSLDQDIIDESRDHSDLRQIITAGYRRWAERFPSVRNAVERAVNISTAGAIPS; encoded by the exons ATGGCGCAGGAGCCCTCCTCCGctgctccctctccctccctcgACGACACCCTTCGTCTCCTCCGCGGCGACCGCGACGAGCAGAAGCTCGCCGGGCTCCTCCTCGCCTCCAAGCTctgcggcgccggcggcgacggcgccgatGCCGACGCCGTCATCAAGGTCTACCGCGCCGTTGGCCCCCGCTTCCTCAGCCGCCTCCTCATCACCG GGATGGGGAAGGGAGCGGGCGACGCGAAGGGCGCGGAGGAGCGGGAGGCGTACCTGAGGCTCGCTATCTCGGTACTCGCGGCGTTCGCTAGGGTTCCGGAGATCGCGTCGTCGGAGGGGATGGTCTCGGAGGTCCCTCTTGTGGCGGAGATCGTTTCCAAGGC GATTGACCAATCTATTGTTGAGGAATGCTATGAATTCTTGTTGTTGGTTGCTTTGGCTTCTGAAGATGGAAGAGCTAAATTTTATGAGCCTGGAGTTCTGGACTTGCTAGCTTCTCATATCTTGAACCTACCGGACG GTTCCCGATCTTTAGAACTTGCTGTTCGACTTTTGGAGCTGCTGGTGAACAAGCTTACGATAGATATGATGAATGACGAAAACCTGCAAGGAATAGCATCCATG GTGGCTTCCCTTGCTAGACTCTTTGCCGTCCTGCACAACGCCATTAAATTTGACGCACTGCACATGCTTAGTGTTCTTCTATCCCAAAAAGATACT CCACTCCATGATGCTCTTAGGTCAATGCCAAGTCGAATTTCGGCGGCTCATATACGTACCGGCATTACAGCTATTCTTCAGAATCGTGTTG TTTCCTCTGAAAAGCTTCAAGCTCTTCTCCTGGCTGAGTGCATGATGTCTATACTTGGTGAAAATTGGCTGCTGGAACAGACTAACATACCCGAAGAGCAAAAGCCCATGCCTGTTGAAAA GTTTCTACTACTTGTGCTAGAGTCAGCAAGGATTGAAGTTGCTGTTCTTCTCAACGAACTTGCTTACTCAAAGTATGAATTATCCAAAAGTTCATCTAATGCTGAAGAAGCCATCAAGCAGAAGCAGCGCAGTTTGGCTATACCATTTTCATTAATTGAGAAAATAGTCAAATTGATCTCTAATGTTAGTGGGGCAGAAG GTCTATATATCAGTGAAAGTACTATAACAAAAGCAATTGCTGGATTGAATGAGACTATCAATGCTGTATTAGATTTTCTGCAAGATTCGAAG GATCATGGACAAAGGAAAGGTGATGATCTTTTAGCTGCAGTACGAATAATCGGAAG TTATCTTGCAGAAGCTCCCTATGCCTGCAATCAGAAGACTCGAGATCTCTTGGAATATATTCTCTCTGTTGAAGGTGAAGATGAATCAAG CCCCTTCTATTCTGTCTGCTTCATGCTTCCAATGTTGTGCCAAATAACTATGGAGGTCGAGGGATGCAAAACCTTGGTTTCCTTTGGAGGACATAGATCt GTTGTGAACTGCCTTATAAAAATGATTGAGCAAGATGCAATGATGGTTGAGGATAATGGGACAATATTTTTGGCATGCGACACCATTTTGAACTTTCTGTCTAAT AGAACGGGCGTTCAAGTTCAATTAGAACCTCACTTTGTCAATCTTCTACGGACGCTAGCTTTGTGGGCTG GTACTACTAATGATCCATCGATTATCATGATGGCTTCGAGCATATGCACATTGATATTTGACCTAACGTCGGAGGAATCTCTCTTAAACCGTTCCGATTTTGACCCCAGAACCCTCGAAAGTTTGTCGCAACTCATCATCAGAAGCTTGGATCAG GACATAATCGATGAATCAAGGGATCATAGCGACTTACGACAAATAATTACTGCAG GTTATAGAAGGTGGGCTGAGCGGTTCCCGAGCGTCAGAAACGCCGTCGAACGTGCAGTAAACATATCAACTGCTGGTGCTATTCCATCATGA